In Gadus chalcogrammus isolate NIFS_2021 chromosome 11, NIFS_Gcha_1.0, whole genome shotgun sequence, a single window of DNA contains:
- the LOC130392097 gene encoding neuropeptide Y receptor type 6-like, with amino-acid sequence MPVSLTTDNCCPPVQHEPISTQPMEEAFDQFIMESHPKANYSLIQLAWDQEECPSSKSGTTFLILVYSTMIAVGIVGNSCLVFVIARQKEMHNVTNIFIANLSCSDILMCIFCLPVTLIYTLMDRWILGEALCKLTPFVQCISVTVSIFSLVLIAMERYQLIIHPTGWKPMVSQSYMAVGIIWVVACLISVPFLSFTVLDNLPLQNLSLPFPGQDHWLCTESWPTNSNRLAYTTSLLVFQYFLPLGLIAACYLSIFLRLRRRKDMVERARDSSRDNRAKGSRRINVMLGSIVALFAVCWLPLNIFNTVFDWHHELMVSCQHNLIFSVCHLVAMASTCVNPVVYGFLNSNFQKQLKATLSHCRCWGAAERYENLPLSAVSTEVTKESHMSKGSISIHS; translated from the coding sequence ATGCCAGTATCATTAACCACTGATAACTGCTGCCCACCCGTACAACACGAGCCAATCAGCACACAGCCTATGGAAGAAGCGTTCGATCAGTTCATCATGGAGTCTCACCCCAAAGCCAACTACAGCCTCATCCAACTAGCCTGGGACCAGGAGGAGTGTCCTTCCTCCAAGAGTGGCACCACCTTCCTCATCCTGGTCTACAGCACCATGATCGCCGTGGGCATCGTGGGCAACTCCTGCCTGGTCTTCGTCATCGCCAGGCAGAAGGAGATGCACAACGTCACCAACATCTTCATCGCCAACCTGTCCTGCTCGGACATCCTCATGTGCATCTTCTGCCTGCCCGTCACGCTCATCTACACCCTGATGGACCGCTGGATCCTGGGGGAGGCCCTGTGCAAGCTCACCCCGTTCGTGCAGTGcatctcggtgacggtgtccaTCTTCTCCCTGGTTCTCATCGCCATGGAGCGCTACCAACTCATCATCCACCCGACGGGCTGGAAGCCCATGGTCAGCCAGTCCTACATGGCGGTGGGCATCATCTGGGTGGTGGCCTGCCTCATCTCCGTGCCTTTCCTGTCCTTCACCGTGCTGGACAACCTGCCGCTCCAGAACCTCAGCCTCCCCTTCCCCGGCCAGGACCACTGGCTGTGCACAGAGAGCTGGCCCACCAACAGCAACCGTCTGGCCTACACCACCTCCCTGCTGGTCTTCCAGTACTTCCTGCCGCTGGGGCTGATCGCCGCCTGCTACTTGAGCATCTTCCTGCGGCTGCGGCGGAGAAAGGACATGGTGGAGCGTGCCCGCGACTCCTCCAGGGACAACCGGGCCAAGGGCTCGCGGCGGATCAACGTGATGCTGGGCTCCATCGTGGCGCTGTTCGCCGTCTGCTGGCTGCCGCTCAACATCTTCAACACCGTGTTCGACTGGCACCACGAGCTCATGGTCTCCTGCCAGCACAACCTCATCTTCTCCGTGTGCCACCTGGTGGCCATGGCGTCCACCTGCGTCAACCCCGTCGTCTACGGCTTCCTCAACAGCAACTTCCAGAAGCAGCTGAAGGCCACACTGTCACACTGCCGCTGCTGGGGCGCGGCGGAGCGCTACGAGAACCTGCCGCTCTCCGCCGTGAGCACCGAGGTCACCAAGGAGTCCCACATGAGCAAAGGGTCCATCAGCATCCACTCCTAA